A region from the Triticum aestivum cultivar Chinese Spring chromosome 3D, IWGSC CS RefSeq v2.1, whole genome shotgun sequence genome encodes:
- the LOC123075079 gene encoding BAG family molecular chaperone regulator 4, giving the protein MVKIPSPRRLFRSRSKSTAGGIGGGVDMCAMVAEHERIEWEVRPGGMLVQKRRGPDDDAVVEAILVKVCTAGGAWQHDVSIDATATFGDLKVLLSLATGLWPREQRLLYRGRERDDGDHLHMAGVQDKDKVLLLEDPAVTERKLRSTSLAQLMGVPCHSFIQV; this is encoded by the coding sequence ATGGTGAAGATCCCGAGCCCGAGGAGGCTGTTCAGGAGCCGGTCCAAGAGCACGGCGGGCGGCATcggcggcggggtggacatgtGCGCCATGGTGGCCGAGCACGAGAGGATCGAGTGGGAGGTGCGGCCGGGCGGGATGCTGGTGCAGAAGCGCCGGGGCCCGGACGACGATGCGGTGGTCGAGGCCATCCTGGTGAAGGTCTGCACCGCCGGCGGCGCGTGGCAGCACGACGTCTCCATCGACGCCACCGCCACCTTCGGCGACCTCAAGGTGCTGCTGTCGCTGgccaccggcctgtggcccaggGAGCAGCGGCTGCTGTACCGGGGCCGGGAGCGGGACGACGGCGACCACCTGCACATGGCCGGCGTGCAGGACAAGGACAAGGTGCTCCTCCTGGAAGACCCCGCCGTCACGGAGAGGAAGCTCCGGTCCACCAGCCTCGCGCAGCTCATGGGGGTACCCTGCCATTCCTTCATCCAAGTCTAG